The Chlorocebus sabaeus isolate Y175 chromosome 16, mChlSab1.0.hap1, whole genome shotgun sequence genome window below encodes:
- the GPATCH8 gene encoding G patch domain-containing protein 8 isoform X2 — MGMGRMEMELDYAEDATERRRVLEVEKEDTEELRQKYKDYVDKEKAIAKALEDLRANFYCELCDKQYQKHQEFDNHINSYDHAHKQRLKDLKQREFARNVSSRSRKDEKKQEKALRRLHELAEQRKQAECAPGSGPMFKPTTVAVDEEGGEDDKDESATNSGTGATASCGLGSEFSTDKGGPFTAVQITNTTGLAQAPGLASQGISFGIKNNLGTPLQKLGVSFSFAKKAPVKLESIASVFKDHAEEGTSEDGTKPDEKGSDQGLQKVGDSDGSSNLDGKKEDEDPQDGGSLASTLSKLKRMKREEGAGATEPEYYHYIPPAHCKVKPNFPFLLFMRASEQMEGDNNTHPKHAPESKKGSSPKPKSCIKAAASQGAEKTVSEVSEQPKETSMTEPSEPGSKTESKKALGGDVSDQSLESHSQKVSETQTCESNSSKETSLATPAGKESQEGPKHPTGPFFSVLSKDESTALQWPSELLIFTKAEPSISYSCNPLYFDFKLSRNKDARTKGTEKPKDIGSSSKDHLQGLDPGEPNKNKEVGGEKIVRSSGGRMDAPASGSACSSLNRQEPGGSHGSETEDTGRSLPSKKERSGKSHRHKKKKKHKKSSKHKRKHKGDTEEKSSKAESGEKSKKRKKRKRKKNKSSAPADSERGPKPEPPGSGSPAPPRRRRRAQDDSQRRSLPAEEGSSGKKEEGGGGSSSQDHSGRKHKGELPPSSCQRRAGTKRSSRSSHRSQPSSGDEDSDDASSHRLHQKSPSQYSEEEEEDSGSEHSRSRSRSGRRHSSHRSSRRSYSSSSDASSDQSCYSRQHSYSDDSYSDYSDRSRRHSKRSHDSDDSDYASSKHRSKRHKYSSSDDDYSLSCSQSRSRSRSHTRERSRSRGRSRSSSCSRSRSKRRSRSTTAHSWQRSRSYSRDRSRSTRSPSQRSGSRKGSWGHESPEERHSGRRDFIRSKIYRSQSPHYFRSGRGEGPGKKDDGRGDDSKATGPPSQNSNIGTGRGSESDCSPEDKNSVTAKLLLEKIQSRKVERKPSVSEEVQTTPNKAGPKLKDPPQGYFGPKLPPSLGNKPVLPLIGKLPATRKPNKKCEESGLERGEEQEQSETEEGPSGSSDALFGHQFPSEETTGPLLDPPPEEPKSEEATADHPVAPLGTPAHTDCYPGDPTISHNYLPDPSDGDTLESLDSSSQPGPVESSLLPIAPDLEHFPSYAPPSGDPSIESTDGAEDASLAPLESQPITFTPEEMEKYSKLQQAAQQHIQQQLLAKQVKAFPASAALAPATPALQPIHIQQPATASATSITTVQHAILQHHAAAAAAAIGIHPHPHPQPLAQVHHIPQPHLTPISLSHLTHSIIPGHPATFLASHPIHIIPASAIHPGPFTFHPVPHAALYPTLLAPRPAAAAATALHLHPLLHPIFSGQDLQHPPSHGT, encoded by the exons AGATTAAAAGATCTCAAGCAGAGAGAGTTTGCTCGAAATGTCTCTTCAAGATCCCGCAAGGAtgagaaaaaacaggaaaaagcccTTCGGCGGCTCCATGAATTGGCAGAGCAGAGAAAACAAGCAGAATG TGCACCTGGAAGTGGTCCCATGTTCAAACCAACCACAGTGGCTGTAGATGAAGAAGGTGGAGAAGATGATAAAGATGAATCAGCTACAAATAGTGGCACAGGTGCCACTGCTTCTTGTGGCCTGGGATCTGAATTTTCCACAGATAAAGGAGGCCCTTTCACTGCAGTACAAATCACTAATACCACTGGACTGGCCCAGGCTCCTGGGTTAGCCTCCCAAGGCATCAGCTTTGGCATTAAGAATAATCTGGGGACCCCATTGCAAAAATTGGGAGTGTCATTTTCTTTTGCCAAGAAGGCTCCTGTCAAACTCGAATCAATAGCATCAGTTTTCAAGGACCACGCGGAGGAAGGGACCTCTGAAGATGGAACAAAACCTGATGAGAAGGGTTCTGACCAAGGACTGCAGAAGGTAGGAGACTCTGATGGGAGCAGTAATCTTGATGGTAAAAAGGAGGATGAAGACCCTCAGGATGGAGGGTCCCTTGCCTCAACATTATCCAAATTAAAAAGGATGAAGCGAGAAGAAGGAGCTGGGGCTACAGAGCCGGAATATTACCACTACATCCCCCCAGCACACTGCAAAGTAAAACCTAATTTTCCCTTCCTACTTTTTATGAGAGCCAGTGAACAAATGGAAGGTGATAATAATACACACCCAAAGCATGCCCCAGAGAGTAAAAAAGGCAGTTCTCCCAAGCCTAAAAGCTGCATCAAGGCGGCAGCAAGCCAAGGAGCAGAAAAGACAGTTAGTGAAGTCTCTGAGCAGCCGAAGGAAACCAGCATGACTGAGCCCTCAGAACCAGGAAGCAAAACTGAGTCAAAGAAGGCCTTAGGAGGGGATGTAAGTGATCAGAGTTTAGAGAGTCATAGTCAGAAGGTTTCAGAGACCCAAACGTGTGAGTCCAACTCTTCTAAAGAAACCTCTCTGGCCACCCCAGCAGGGAAAGAAAGCCAAGAAGGACCCAAACATCCTACTGGTCCCTTCTTCTCAGTTTTGAGCAAAGATGAAAGCACTGCCCTCCAGTGGCCATCAGAACTATTAATTTTCACCAAGGCAGAACCCTCCATTTCATACAGTTGTAACCCTTTATATTTTGACTTTAAACTTTCAAGGAACAAAGATGCCAGAACTAAAGGGACAGAAAAACCAAAGGATATAGGAAGCTCCTCAAAGGACCATCTCCAAGGCCTAGATCCTGGTGAGCCaaataaaaacaaggaagtgGGCGGAGAGAAAATAGTACGTTCCTCAGGAGGCAGAATGGATGCACCTGCTTCAGGGTCTGCCTGTAGTAGCCTGAACAGGCAGGAGCCTGGGGGTAGCCATGGGTCTGAGacagaagacacagggagaagccTTCCCAGCAAGAAAGAACGATCTGGGAAGTCCCACcggcacaaaaagaaaaagaagcacaaaAAATCCAGCAAACACAAACGTAAACACAAGGGTGACACAGAAGAGAAAAGCTCTAAGGCAGAGTCGGGGGAGAAGTCTAAGAAGCGCAAGAAACGAAAACGAAAGAAGAATAAGTCATCAGCCCCAGCAGATTCTGAACGAGGACCCAAACCAGAACCCCCTGGGAGTGGCAGTCCTGCACCTCCAAGAAGGCGGCGACGAGCTCAAGATGACTCCCAGCGGAGATCCCTCCCAGCTGAAGAGGGGAGCAGTGGCAAAAAGGAGGAAGGTGGGGGTGGTAGCAGCTCCCAAGACCATAGTGGGAGGAAACACAAAGGTGAACTTCCGCCTTCATCCTGCCAGCGAAGAGCAGGCACCAAACGGAGCAGCCGGTCTAGCCATCGGAGCCAACCCAGTAGTGGAGATGAGGATAGTGATGATGCTTCCTCACACCGACTGCACCAGAAGTCTCCATCCCAGTACagtgaggaagaagaagaagattcaGGCAGTGAGCATTCCCGCAGCCGCTCAAGGTCAGGCCGGCGCCATTCCTCACATCGTTCTTCCCGGCGTTCTTACTCAAGTAGCTCAGATGCCTCTTCAGACCAGAGCTGCTATAGTAGACAGCACAGTTACTCAGATGACAGCTACAGTGACTACAGCGACAGATCACGAAGGCACTCCAAGCGCTCCCACGACTCGGATGACTCAGACTATGCCAGCTCCAAACACCGATCAAAACGGCACAAATACTCATCTTCTGACGATGACTATAGCCTCAGTTGCAGCCAGTCCCGAAGCCGATCTCGGAGTCATACCAGAGAGCGCTCAAGATCCCGGGGCCGCAGCCGAAGCAGCAGTTGTAGTCGTAGTCGGAGCAAGCGGAGAAGCCGTAGCACCACAGCCCACAGCTGGCAACGGAGCCGGAGCTATAGCCGGGACCGCAGTCGCAGCACCAGGAGCCCTTCCCAGAGATCAGGCTCCAGGAAGGGATCATGGGGTCATGAGAGCCCTGAGGAGAGGCATTCTGGGCGTCGGGACTTCATTCGTTCTAAGATCTACCGCTCCCAGTCCCCCCACTATTTCCGATCAGGCCGGGGAGAAGGTCCTGGGAAGAAAGATGATGGCAGAGGAGATGACAGTAAAGCAACAGGTCCACCTTCCCAGAACAGCAACATTGGCACAGGAAGAGGGTCAGAAAGTGACTGCAGTCCTGAAGACAAGAACTCTGTTACTGCCAAACTGCTACTGGAGAAGATTCAGTCAAGGAAAGTGGAGAGGAAACCTAGTGTGAGTGAGGAGGTGCAGACCACCCCTAATAAAGCTGGGCCCAAGCTTAAGGACCCCCCACAAGGTTACTTTGGGCCCAAGCTCCCCCCATCTCTTGGCAATAAGCCTGTCCTTCCACTGATAGGGAAGCTCCCAGCTACCCGAAAGCCCAATAAGAAATGTGAAGAGTCTGGCTTGGAAAGGGGGGAAGAGCAAGAACAGTCAGAGACAGAAGAGGGGCCCTCAGGGAGTAGTGATGCCCTATTTGGGCATCAGTTCCCTTCAGAGGAAACAACTGGCCCCTTATTAGACCCACCCCCAGAAGAGCCAAAGTCTGAAGAAGCTACTGCTGATCACCCTGTGGCTCCACTAGGCACCCCAGCACACACTGACTGCTACCCTGGGGACCCAACCATCTCCCATAACTACCTCCCCGACCCCAGTGATGGGGATACCCTGGAGTCCCTGGATAGCAGCAGTCAACCAGGCCCTGTGGAATCCAGCTTGCTGCCGATAGCACCAGACCTTGAGCATTTCCCCAGTTATGCGCCTCCCAGTGGGGATCCTAGTATTGAGTCAACAGATGGGGCTGAGGATGCTTCACTGGCCCCACTGGAGAGCCAGCCCATCACCTTCACCCCTGAGGAGATGGAGAAGTACAGCAAGCTCCAGCAGGCTGCTCAGCAACACATCCAGCAGCAGCTTCTGGCCAAGCAAGTAAAGGCCTTTCCAGCCTCAGCTGCCCTGGCCCCAGCCACACCAGCCCTGCAACCTATCCACATTCAGCAGCCAGCTACAGCCTCTGCCACCTCCATCACAACTGTTCAGCATGCCATCCTACAACATCATGCTGCCGCAGCTGCTGCCGCCATTGGcattcacccccacccccatccccaaccaCTTGCCCAGGTGCATCATATTCCCCAGCCCCATCTGACCCCCATTTCCTTGTCCCACCTCACTCACTCAATCATCCCTGGCCACCCTGCCACCTTTCTCGCTAGCCATCCCATCCACATCATTCCCGCCTCAGCCATCCATCCTGGGCCTTTCACCTTTCATCCGGTCCCACATGCTGCCCTCTACCCCACCCTACTTGCCCCACGGCCTGCTGCAGCAgctgccactgccctccacctTCACCCACTGCTTCACCCCATCTTCTCAGGTCAGGACCTGCAACATCCTCCCAGCCATGGCACATGA